GTTTATTCTTATTATTATTTACTAAGACATAATTAAAGGCCTTTAAAATTTAAACATTAAATAACACTTATAAACATAATGTTTAAAATCCAAAACACATATATAGCCTAAAGTTAGTATTATTCTAGTCAAAACAATTATGTGGCCCATTACTATGCAACCCACATGTCTGAAATCGGCCCAAAATGAATCATTTCGAGCCCAGCCGTTTTCGGCCTGGCCCGTTTAGCCCCCGGCCGCCTCCCACTCCGGCCCATTTGGCCCGCGGGACGGCCGGCAGCCGGGCGCCGTCGGATACAATCCAACGGCTCACGGCGCCCCTGGCCGGATCAAAAAGGCCGGCCGGACGCCCCTCCTTGAAACCCTAAAAACAtttctcccctcccctctctctcctcaccCAGTGGTGGCGACAGGCGAGAAGgtggctccggcgccggcgatgaGGCCCGGGCCGGTGAAGAGGGcagcgccgccgagctccgctcGCCGGATCTGCGTGCCATAGACACGGGTGCGCAGCTCCGTCGAGCGCTGCTCGGTGGTGCCGTAAGGCCCCGTCCCTCGCGCGCGGTCCACgggttccgcggcggcgacggcgagcacggcACGGTGGCAACAGCACGTGCTAGAGGAGGCGCCAAGCCAGCGCGGCGGGCTGCGAGGCCGCTCAGGGACCAAGTCCTCGAGCGTGCGCTCACCTTATGCGTCACCCATGGCGACACGGTGGTCGGTGCCGTCCCCCGTGCTCCTCAGGTAAGCCCACCGCGCCCTTTTCCCCTCAATTTTAGGGTTAGGGTCTTATGGATTTTGGGAATTCCGGTACCtagggtttcggttttggggaaTTTTGCCTTAGGGTTATGCATGAATACATTATCCCCTTCTTCTTTATGCTTTAGCCGGAAAACCCTAGGCCTTTGGTCATTAATTGCATTATTTTGGGCACGATTTGCTTAAACAGAGGCATATTGGACTTGAACTTAGGGATTATAAACATGAACATGGGCCTTTAATCATGAAATCAAACATTTAGAGGGTCCAATCTCAGGTCTAGATGGCTCTAGTGCCATTGTTAGGTCTTATAGGATCACTAGCCAAAGAGAGAACCACAAACAGGGCTCGGATTAGAGTCTCATACCATCGATCTTGAGCTCCCATCGCCTCTTATTCCTCTGTTCTTCTCCTCTTGCTTCTTCTAGCCACCTTGGTGCACGGGAGAGCCCTTCCTGGTGTTGCAGTGTTCTTGTGGATTGGGCACTTAGGGCTAGGTTTTGGCGGTGGTTCGCAGCAGCCTACCTTGGTGCTCTGCCCTTTTCTTTTATAGGCACAACACTGCACACCAGGGGGACACCCCTGGTTAGTTCTAGGCTTCAATCAAGCCTTTCATTTATTAAGGTCAAAAATAACGGCTTGACTCAACCAGTTTAGCTGGTGATCACCGTTCACACTAACATGTAGCTCGGTTGCATAGCATGGGGAAATTTGACACCAGTCTCAGTGTAAGCCGGGTACAAAATTCCAGTAGCTAACCATGCCTTTTATCCTTCCTGATCAGAGATTGCCTGTCTTTTGGACTTTGATATGACTTCACCTTCACGCTTTCATCCTGACATTAGGCACTAGTATGGTTACCTGATTTGTGACCTGATTTTAGCAACTTAATTGCTGCATTATTTTTACTTCtactagtttgggaggcagaaCTTCTGTTGCTGCCAggattttatttttatgtctcTGGTGTTTGGATTCACAAACCAGGTTGGCCTGTCTTCGTGGATCATGAATATGAAACTTCGTTGGGAGGGAGAACACCAGTTGCTGCAGTATTTGACGTTTCCAGTTTTGGGATTCAGAAACTATGTTGACTTGTCTTTTTGCCTTTGTGGGTCATGACTATGAACCTTTGTCATTAGTTAGAAGAATGTAGCTCAGGCAAACAACTGTTACTAGATGATAACAGTTTGTGGTTAAGGGAGTTCTTGGTGCAGCCCCTTGATCCGTATAACAGAGAATGTTCAGAGGATAGTCACCTTAACTGTACTTTGATTTGTTCTATAACAAATTACACACTCTAACTCCCTGAGTTTAGAACTGGACATCTCAAGCATAAAGTCAGGTACACATTAAGCTTTACTTTTGTTTCATGCATTGCCTGAGTCCGAAACAAGACACTCTTAAAGCtataccttttgttttcatagaTATGTTATACACTTTAAGCTTTACCCCTTTTTTGTAAGAACTAAGCTTTACCTGTTTGTCTCCATACATACACTAAGTCCCAAGGCAATCTTTATGGGCCAATTGTTCGAATTTCATGTTTACCAAATATATACAAGTAAAATGTTCAAGTCAACTCCAAAGAAGCATACATACAAATTGTTTCCGTCGTCGTCGTGCTTAAACTGTTTTTTTCAATAGAGTTTATTGTTAAGAAGTGTGGCGGAAAGCATTCAGTGAACCTTGCACAAAAATTTGATATGGATACCAGCAATTTTGTACATTTGTAATTCAAGGCTACTAATTCTGCATATCTGACATTCTCTCTGTCTTCACAGCCCAAGGGTAGCATTTTGTGGATATAGCATCCCTCATCCTGCTGACAGGAAAATCAACATTAGAGTTCATACTACAGGTACCAAGAAGTGGAATATTATGCTGACATTCTGGTGTTTCCTTTAATCATTGTCAAATATAATGAAGGCTGAAGCTGTTGTATCGATGTGTTCTTCACTTAATGTTTATTTAGTGAATTTGCCAGAATCATATTCATTGTCCTCCTGCTATTTCTACAATAATGTCTAGTACCTTACATAGATGGTATTGGTGCCCATCACTGAATCATTTGTCATATAGGATATTAAGATGTGTTTGAGGATCTTGTTGAATGTTTCATCCCAGAAACTACAGATCTAATATGTTATTTGTTTCtggtgttttttctttttgctgaaaCTAGCTGCTAATGTAATATTGATTCTTCACTTTACATTCTGATCAGATGGCACCGTGATTCCGTCTCATTGTCATTAACAGATCGTTCAACAGCTCTATTGCTGCTCTAGTTCCTGAAGCGGGTGCTCACACTCCTGACGCATGTTTGTTCTATTGGCAGGAGATCCAGCAAAGGATGTACTGAAAGATGCTTTGCAGGATCTGATGGTTATGTGCCAGCATGTCAGAGGGACTTTTGACAATGCAGTGGCCAACCACAGAGCAAAGAAACCTGCAGAACAAATGGTCATTGATCAGAAATAGAAACATTGAAGCTTCTGAGCACCCCCTCATGGTGGAGACAAACTCAATATTTGTATGCTTTATGCCAATTTTGTTAAAATCTTAGTATTTGGGTAAGCACTGTTATTACAAACATCTTGGCTTACAAAAGTCACTGCTTTGGAAAGAGTCGGAGCTCATCGTCAGATTGAGGTGTCTGTTGTATTTGCTGTATGCACTGGCTTCCTTTCGTGTAACACAAACTCTTGTAGTTTATCGCAAACTACTTTCACCAGTATTTATTATGACAACTTAAACTATATGCATTATGTAAGTTTCCAAACTGGTACTCGATGCACACATTTCTGTTGCTGAGTCATAAGGATGGGCTTTGCCGTACACAGTTATAATCTTTGAGAGACTAAATTTTACACACTcattaaaaaaaaatagttttGTGCAACTGACTCAATTATGGCTTTGATAATTGCATCTGCTTCTTTagttttcaaaatttaaaacctTACCTACAGGGGCACATGAATAGAAAACAAACATACAGCCTTGTCATGAATAGTATAAGACCAAACTTTAACAACGAACAGCACAATATTTAATTCCTTGATGAAAAACACTAAAGAAGATTGCGCAAATTGAAATGTTGACCCGTTGACAGAATTTTCCTAGGAGACTTGCAGCATCAAGGACAACCTGAACTGTGAAAACGCTAATACTTCATTTGTACTAGCTTATTGAATACTGATAAATAATAACACAACATACAGTTATCAGGGATGTGGCACATTTTCAAAGCACAACTTATCTGATGCTGACTAGTGCTCCACATTCCACTGATAAGGCAGAACTAATCCAAACATGGCTACAATGTATGAAGACAGCTCAGGAAACAAGAGGATAGTGACAGATTAGAACCCTAGCATGTGAAGTGGTACAATGATGCATGGAAAGCATCTAGCTAAAACGAAAACCCTAAACACCGCCGACTGGTCGAGCATCAACAATGGACGCAAGCTGAGGATGACCGCCAGGTGCATATCCAGAAAGAATAAAGATCAGATCCATAGCTATTAGCCTTTTCCGGTGTTATCACGCAATCCAAGCACACTTCTCCTTTCTTGATGGAGAGGACAACCACACAGTGGTGGCAATTGATATAGAACCCACAAGAACAGAAGGATGAAATGAATTAAGTACGAAGACGCCCAGAGAGAGCATCCCGGCCCGAGTTGGGGTCTTTGTGTTTCAGAGACAAGTTGGCAAACTGGGCATCAAGGTCTCTGCTGTTACTGCGAACAAGAGCAGGAgcctgttgctgttgctgttgctgataTAGTGATCTGAGACGACCAATTTCCCGCTCAAACATCTCCTGTTGAACTGCAAAATTGAGAAAGaatgttcagaaaaaaaaattcttatcAGAATAAAAATCCGTTGCTCACATCTAGTATCAACAAAGCAATGCACTGCTGAAATGAAAATCAATGAAACAAAGATGCTTAGTTTCAGATTAGGTTAAATTTCTAAGATGCCATTTACTATTTGACTGTAAAGCGGATATAACGAGTCAACAACCATATTGAAGGCCTTATGAAACACAACCACTGACATGTTGATTATGTATTTGACTGGCCACATGATGGACGGTTAAAAAGAAATATGCATGGATAATCAGATATATGAAACAGTTGCTCATTTCGGAAAGCAATATGCATGGATATATGAAACAATTACTCATTTGGCTTTAAAGTATACACTGTGGCCTATGACCTTAAGTTCAGCATGTATATTGGGCTATTCAGTGGTCACACAGAAGTTGTATGTGGTTGTGTGTTGTAAGGGTTCTTgtccctttttcttcttaatacaaagatatgcAACTCTTCTCCATGTTAGAGAAAAAAATAGCTGTTATTGATTCTACCATGCTTCTCCAACTACAATTCATTGCACATCTTTGTAAAGGCTGGAAACTGGATTAGCCAAGTTTAGATTGGCTAGGTAGTAGGTAGTTCGGTTTTCTAGCTTTTAGATACAGGTTCCCTGGGGCTTTTGAATTAATCATAAAAAGGAGTGGTATGTCAACTAAATTTAATACAAGTTAGAAACCAATATATTCTCAAAACAGCTCAGCCGAGGGTTCAGCCATAGATGCATAGACATCATACATCTTACTGGAAAAACTATTCAATGCTAAGGCCTCACTTTGGGGTTGGGAGAGATGTCTGCATGTCAttgctatttttttcttttggatgCTTTAGTTGATAAGATATCgttcccaaaaaaaatatcCTCTTTGTAGATGCTTATTAAGAATTGATGTGACATGTGCTCTTAACCATCATAGGATGCAACATGGGAATaaaccagaaaaaaaaatggagccACTATCCAGTTAACTGAAGAATTTTATTTGACATGTCTCAAGCTAGCATGCATATCTTGTCACATTATTGATATCTCAGCAAAACTTAATATAATTACTGAAATGATTTGGGTGGAGAGCAAATTCAAAgataagaaaaaataaattgtaAGGGAGAATACTCACAGCGTTTAATTAGTTGCTCCTGTGCTAGACTCTCCAGTCTTTGCTTCAAAGCTTTATTTTCCAGGTCAAGCATAATATTCTGCTGGGTTAGAAACTCCATTTCAGCAGACACTTCTACCCCTTCTGACTGCATAATCAAACATTGATTTCTTTATGTGGCATATAACACCAAATTTTATAAGAGAAATGAAATCCATTCACGCATTAAGCTCACCTGTAATGCCTGAACTCTACCCTCCAGCTCTGCAATATACTGAAGCTTCCGGACACGGGACCTCTGAGCATATTGCCTGCAACCAATTGAAAAGTACACTTCAATGCATAAAAAGCACACAATCATTGTAATCTCTATTCTCCACAAATAGGGTTGATTGAACTGCATGAAGTCCTAATTTAAATATTAAATTGTATGATTCCAGATTTAAATTGACATGTCTATATTACAATATCTTTGCTTTCAGCCAGtttaaataaaatttgcaaCCATTTTTGCTAGCAATATAACTGACAAGTGAGGAGACATGTTAATCCAAGACTTCTCAAGTTGCAAACTGGAAAGCCTCGATAGCCAGTTTCTCAATTATGTTACCATGGGTAAATTCAAATATATTGTCCATTGACCATGCATGTTCGGAAACCACAGGTCACAGCGTGTGCACATCGCAATCTGTAGGCCTGCTCAATACCACTTGTTCATTAAGTTACAACACATATGTGGTCATCGAAACATATGAAATGAATATGCAGTTCACACTATATGCCCACAGTAATTCAATGCCCTATGCCATACagaacaaatttcaacaaaaacACTGCTAACGTCCTCATGATTGATGAAGTCTATTCTCAAGGTGAAAAACACCAAATAACATAACTGCGGTATTCTTAGTGTGTGCTATAGGGTGATCCTTTTGTATTTGTGCTTAATGTTATGG
This genomic interval from Panicum virgatum strain AP13 chromosome 8K, P.virgatum_v5, whole genome shotgun sequence contains the following:
- the LOC120644089 gene encoding DNA-directed RNA polymerases I and III subunit RPAC2-like isoform X1, encoding MEHGSVTDSTASTFSIMEEDHTLANSARFVLNQDPRVAFCGYSIPHPADRKINIRVHTTGDPAKDVLKDALQDLMVMCQHVRGTFDNAVANHRAKKPAEQMVIDQK
- the LOC120644089 gene encoding DNA-directed RNA polymerases I and III subunit RPAC2-like isoform X2; amino-acid sequence: MATRWSVPSPVLLSPRVAFCGYSIPHPADRKINIRVHTTGDPAKDVLKDALQDLMVMCQHVRGTFDNAVANHRAKKPAEQMVIDQK